One genomic region from Candidatus Planktophila sp. encodes:
- a CDS encoding ATP-dependent DNA helicase — protein MSLDAQFTPEEIIAKLQAHPKFGATIASITKFQSAIISSDLEPTVVIAGAGSGKTETMSNRVLYLAANGFVKPDQILGLTFTRKAAGELSVRIRKRLRQLATLPEFKHITSSTTSVTTYHSYAGKLLSEHAIRYGIDADAEPLGEAAIWQIASDVVRNWSDDTYRNQSAVSTVIKDLLGLSKLMLEHQVKAEDIAAIGEEILRELAPLAGARNEEVRAVERAMLQRNSLLPMVDAFMQRRKAAGEFSFDDQMSLAADIAENFADVSALERGKYRVVLLDEYQDTSQSQVRMLSSLFGGGHPVMAVGDPSQAIYTWRGASAGTMASFTKYFPKNPDQCGAAQFTLPTTFRNDVMILAAANRISDEIKLAGGQQVVELEARPNAGKGEIAYGIFETIDAEALAVAEYIKENWYPTSGKNAAVLVRKRAQITAIEGALRELGLPVEVIGIGGLIHVPEVADVVSMLKIITNPDSGSSLMRHLTGPRINLGPRDIAALGTFSRDCAREMHADSKSFIKKIATGNPDQLEADDQFAGSIIDALDEIQNANKSSFSQIGFQRLVAFAGDLRRLRSRAGGQISDLISEIENYLTLESEITLRDGSQTGRRHLDRFLDEAAKFERSGGTVTAFLEWLDVAADAEGGLKAGAPEIRSDVVQILTIHMAKGAEWDVVAVPGLAEGTFPGNNSSDPDNWIKNEKHIPFALRGDADELPVFSLDGVTKNSDAAKVIKAFGSSCVENIKMREEMRLAYVAVTRAKSHLICTTSRWRDGSKPVEPSEIFYLIAGVASSLGGLTLSDAPAPEVGAENPSIENPITAVWPSDPLGDRRIAFNAAVELVNVSPAHTLGETNNPEVDSWINDAQALISEIQQRSKGVIEVPIPPRLSTSTLVALHKDPQELALNIRRPMPRGQDQYSRRGTAFHLWVERQFSDADTLFGEEYLDYLDPLDEDSKLEDLKKAWLTCEFANRTPVRVEVPFETTIAGVLIRGRIDAVYATPHGYEVVDWKTGSTTLDASAAVQLAMYRLAWAKLSGADISTVSAAFHYVPNSVTHRPADLLDEAALVALIQRIDEQ, from the coding sequence ATGAGCCTGGATGCGCAATTCACACCAGAGGAAATCATTGCCAAACTTCAAGCGCATCCAAAATTCGGTGCCACGATAGCCTCAATCACTAAGTTTCAATCGGCAATTATTAGCAGCGATCTTGAGCCAACTGTTGTCATTGCTGGTGCTGGATCTGGGAAAACAGAGACGATGAGCAATCGCGTTCTCTATTTAGCAGCTAATGGTTTTGTAAAACCCGATCAGATTTTAGGTTTAACTTTCACACGAAAAGCTGCTGGGGAACTATCGGTTCGAATACGCAAACGACTTCGCCAACTTGCAACGTTGCCTGAGTTCAAACACATCACGTCATCGACAACTTCGGTGACGACCTATCACTCCTACGCCGGCAAGCTATTGAGTGAACATGCGATTAGATATGGAATCGATGCCGATGCCGAACCTTTGGGCGAAGCAGCGATTTGGCAGATCGCATCCGATGTTGTGCGCAACTGGTCGGATGATACCTATCGAAACCAAAGCGCTGTGAGCACAGTTATTAAAGATCTATTGGGGCTTTCAAAGTTAATGCTTGAGCACCAAGTCAAGGCTGAAGATATTGCGGCAATTGGCGAAGAGATTTTGCGGGAGTTGGCACCACTAGCAGGTGCGCGTAATGAAGAGGTTCGAGCCGTTGAGCGCGCCATGCTCCAACGCAATTCACTCTTGCCCATGGTGGATGCTTTTATGCAACGCCGAAAGGCGGCAGGTGAATTCTCTTTTGATGATCAAATGTCCTTAGCCGCCGATATCGCGGAAAACTTTGCCGATGTTAGCGCATTAGAGCGTGGAAAATATCGAGTCGTTCTACTCGATGAATACCAAGATACCTCGCAGTCTCAGGTGCGCATGCTTTCATCACTATTTGGAGGCGGACATCCAGTAATGGCTGTGGGTGACCCATCACAGGCTATTTATACCTGGCGTGGGGCATCGGCCGGCACGATGGCATCCTTTACTAAGTATTTTCCTAAGAATCCCGATCAATGTGGAGCTGCACAATTTACACTGCCAACAACATTTAGAAACGATGTAATGATTTTGGCCGCAGCCAATCGCATCAGTGATGAGATTAAGTTAGCGGGTGGACAGCAAGTTGTTGAGCTAGAGGCGCGACCTAACGCTGGCAAAGGTGAAATTGCTTATGGAATCTTTGAAACTATCGATGCTGAAGCCTTGGCAGTTGCTGAATACATTAAGGAAAATTGGTACCCAACTTCTGGCAAGAATGCAGCTGTATTGGTTCGAAAACGGGCTCAAATTACGGCGATTGAAGGCGCCCTGCGCGAACTGGGCTTGCCGGTTGAAGTTATAGGCATCGGTGGATTAATTCATGTGCCCGAGGTTGCTGATGTCGTATCAATGCTAAAGATAATTACAAATCCCGATTCAGGTTCGTCATTGATGCGACATTTAACTGGCCCACGCATTAATTTAGGCCCGCGTGATATTGCGGCGCTAGGTACATTTTCTAGAGATTGCGCTAGGGAGATGCACGCTGATTCCAAGAGTTTTATCAAAAAAATCGCCACCGGAAACCCCGATCAGTTAGAGGCCGATGATCAATTTGCAGGTTCGATTATCGATGCGTTAGATGAGATACAGAACGCCAACAAGAGCAGTTTTAGCCAAATTGGATTTCAACGTCTGGTGGCTTTTGCTGGTGATCTACGCCGATTGCGCTCGCGCGCAGGTGGACAGATAAGCGATTTAATTAGTGAGATTGAAAATTATTTAACGCTTGAGAGTGAGATAACCCTGCGCGATGGTTCACAGACTGGTCGCAGACACTTAGATCGCTTCTTAGATGAAGCGGCAAAGTTTGAACGAAGTGGTGGCACAGTCACTGCCTTTTTAGAGTGGTTAGATGTTGCCGCAGATGCCGAAGGAGGGCTAAAGGCAGGCGCTCCTGAAATTCGCAGTGATGTAGTGCAGATTTTGACCATACATATGGCAAAAGGTGCTGAATGGGATGTAGTCGCGGTTCCAGGTTTGGCAGAAGGAACTTTCCCTGGAAATAATTCAAGTGATCCCGATAACTGGATAAAAAATGAAAAGCACATTCCCTTTGCACTCCGTGGGGATGCTGATGAGTTGCCAGTCTTTTCCTTAGATGGAGTCACGAAAAATAGCGATGCTGCGAAAGTGATAAAAGCGTTTGGTTCGAGTTGCGTTGAAAATATTAAGATGCGTGAAGAGATGCGCCTTGCCTACGTAGCCGTTACTCGCGCCAAGTCGCATTTAATCTGCACGACTTCGCGTTGGCGAGATGGCAGTAAACCTGTCGAACCAAGTGAAATTTTCTATCTAATCGCAGGAGTGGCAAGTTCACTCGGAGGTTTAACGCTCTCTGATGCGCCAGCACCCGAAGTTGGTGCTGAGAATCCAAGTATTGAAAATCCAATTACTGCAGTCTGGCCTTCTGATCCACTTGGTGATCGGCGAATAGCTTTTAACGCAGCAGTTGAGTTGGTCAATGTAAGCCCGGCTCACACTCTTGGAGAAACCAATAATCCTGAAGTTGATTCGTGGATTAACGATGCCCAGGCACTCATTTCCGAAATCCAGCAACGTTCCAAAGGGGTGATTGAGGTTCCCATACCACCAAGGCTTTCAACTTCGACGTTGGTAGCCCTTCATAAAGATCCACAAGAGCTGGCTTTAAATATTCGCCGACCAATGCCGCGCGGTCAGGATCAATACTCACGGCGCGGTACAGCCTTTCACTTATGGGTCGAACGTCAGTTCAGCGATGCCGACACACTATTTGGGGAAGAGTATTTAGATTACTTAGATCCACTCGATGAAGATTCTAAGTTGGAGGATTTAAAGAAGGCTTGGCTAACATGCGAATTTGCCAACCGCACTCCTGTGCGAGTTGAAGTTCCCTTTGAAACGACTATTGCAGGCGTATTAATCCGCGGCCGTATCGATGCCGTGTATGCAACTCCTCATGGCTATGAGGTAGTGGATTGGAAGACTGGATCCACAACTCTGGATGCTTCGGCGGCGGTTCAACTTGCAATGTATCGCTTAGCTTGGGCCAAACTATCGGGTGCCGACATCTCGACAGTGAGCGCCGCTTTTCACTATGTTCCAAACTCTGTCACCCATCGCCCAGCCGACTTGCTAGATGAAGCCGCACTTGTAGCCTTGATTCAAAGAATCGATGAGCAATAA
- a CDS encoding ATP-dependent DNA helicase, which yields MSNQIFNLVRSVGPKATLTLSNEQNAAIAHRGSPLVVQGGPGTGKTTVLVEAALARINDGHNPDSILLLTFGRERASELRDAIALRTSKTMFEPLARTFHSLAFSILKMKSDKSDPEPILLSGPEQESYIKELLKGDIEDGFREWPEDLHAALTTSGFARELRDLILRASERGIGPAQLEQLGISEGEKYWFAAAKFWQRYLNSMVMREISASDAKMRIDPSELVSRATLHLHNNPDVLAKLRARFTTIMVDEFQESDPAQRALLAALVGADVILCADADSAVGRFRGADPDGLSAALDPYRANEIVLSRAYRSAQEIFNVGLAFALEMPGSHSARKRICGNENSGTVAVHRFRSGAEEAAFIAHQFRSAHLREDISYSDMAVILRSPGLTASALRRAFSYVGIPVASELQALAGNPAIAPFLLLARVAIKEHPLNLDTAERLLMSEFGGADSISLRRIRRAMITARADGDERSGTQLLLDAIDKGEVLIEGANSLLRVHELLEKARAVARNKTAMADDLLWAIWSNAVASDGQKLSDAWRNQALRPGVRGAAADRDLDAMMQLFESAARYSERFPSSGPAAFIAEIANEDIAGDVISAKGVRPEFVEILTVHSAKGREWDVVAIAGLQEGTWPNLKQRSSLLGAERLVERKRNPDTPRDQLDVIAANGLLQDEERLFHVALTRARSSLFITAVQRDDEEPSQFFETIEVLVNKSDLDEPVITDVPRPITAPALVAELRSQLHGENAETAAEILKAIGENGIYLANTQSWIGSVPLSTDAPVIDAAKEVVVSPSGAESFEECGVKWFLQNSGGTDGDSSAQVLGSAIHAFAATLVQEPGTTKEELISKLESSWKLIDSESGWVSASHLENAITMLEKFVEYHVNTTRTVVDAEIRFDVKLGRARIRGSVDRLEVEADGSLFIVDFKTGGSAISVKDAKANLQLASYQLGIAEGGFTQGTVSAGAELVYLGTSTAGATIRSQHGIDVDEVKNKLNEIGEGMGAATFFATINKRCKGCPVRKSCPVQIDGRTVIS from the coding sequence GTGAGTAATCAGATTTTCAACCTCGTCCGATCAGTTGGGCCGAAGGCAACTCTCACGCTCTCTAACGAACAAAACGCGGCCATTGCCCATCGCGGGTCACCATTAGTTGTTCAGGGTGGGCCGGGCACGGGCAAGACCACAGTCTTAGTTGAAGCGGCGCTCGCGCGAATTAACGACGGACATAACCCCGATTCGATTTTGCTACTGACTTTTGGGCGAGAGCGTGCATCGGAACTCCGCGATGCGATTGCACTGCGTACGTCAAAGACAATGTTCGAACCTTTGGCGCGAACATTTCATTCATTAGCTTTTTCAATTTTAAAGATGAAATCCGATAAGAGCGATCCCGAACCGATTTTGTTGAGTGGTCCCGAACAAGAGAGTTACATAAAAGAGTTACTAAAAGGCGACATCGAAGATGGCTTTAGAGAATGGCCAGAGGATTTACATGCCGCCCTTACAACAAGTGGTTTTGCACGCGAACTCCGCGATTTAATCCTGCGCGCATCTGAGCGCGGGATTGGTCCGGCGCAGTTAGAACAACTCGGAATTTCAGAGGGCGAAAAATATTGGTTTGCTGCGGCGAAGTTCTGGCAGCGATATTTGAATTCGATGGTAATGCGTGAAATTAGTGCCAGTGATGCCAAGATGCGAATCGATCCTTCGGAGCTTGTTTCAAGGGCAACGCTGCATTTACACAACAACCCCGATGTATTAGCAAAACTACGAGCGCGTTTTACCACCATCATGGTCGATGAGTTTCAGGAAAGTGACCCAGCCCAACGAGCTTTACTTGCAGCCTTAGTTGGGGCTGATGTAATTCTCTGCGCCGATGCCGATTCCGCAGTGGGACGTTTTCGCGGCGCTGATCCCGATGGTTTATCTGCTGCGTTAGATCCTTATCGCGCCAACGAAATAGTTTTATCAAGGGCTTACCGTAGCGCGCAAGAAATCTTCAATGTCGGTCTTGCATTCGCACTGGAAATGCCCGGCTCCCATAGCGCCCGCAAACGCATCTGTGGCAATGAAAATTCAGGCACAGTGGCGGTGCATCGTTTTAGATCTGGCGCTGAAGAGGCCGCATTTATCGCCCATCAATTTCGTAGCGCGCATCTGCGCGAAGATATTTCTTACAGTGATATGGCGGTAATTCTACGTAGCCCCGGGCTCACGGCCTCTGCGCTTCGTAGGGCATTTTCTTATGTTGGTATTCCTGTAGCAAGTGAGTTGCAAGCTTTAGCTGGCAATCCCGCAATCGCGCCATTTCTTTTGTTAGCCCGCGTTGCGATTAAAGAGCATCCATTAAATTTAGATACTGCTGAGCGATTACTGATGAGCGAGTTCGGTGGGGCCGATTCAATCTCACTTCGTCGAATTCGCAGAGCGATGATTACTGCACGCGCCGATGGGGATGAGCGTTCTGGAACTCAGTTATTGCTCGATGCAATCGATAAGGGCGAAGTTCTTATTGAAGGTGCGAATTCGCTCTTACGTGTGCATGAGTTACTGGAAAAAGCTCGCGCAGTTGCTCGAAATAAAACTGCCATGGCCGATGATTTATTGTGGGCGATATGGAGTAATGCAGTTGCAAGTGATGGCCAAAAACTCAGCGATGCTTGGCGAAATCAAGCCTTACGTCCGGGAGTTCGCGGAGCTGCAGCCGATCGCGACTTAGATGCAATGATGCAGTTGTTTGAAAGTGCAGCTAGATACTCAGAACGCTTTCCCTCTTCAGGTCCAGCCGCCTTCATCGCCGAGATTGCGAATGAGGATATTGCCGGCGATGTTATTTCCGCCAAAGGTGTACGTCCAGAATTCGTTGAAATTCTTACAGTGCATAGTGCAAAGGGACGTGAATGGGATGTAGTAGCGATTGCGGGGCTTCAAGAGGGAACATGGCCTAATTTAAAGCAGCGTTCATCGTTATTAGGTGCCGAACGTTTAGTAGAGCGCAAACGCAACCCCGATACCCCACGCGATCAACTAGATGTTATTGCCGCTAATGGATTGTTGCAGGATGAAGAGCGCCTCTTTCATGTCGCCCTAACCCGTGCTAGAAGCTCACTTTTCATAACTGCCGTTCAGCGCGATGACGAGGAACCTTCACAGTTCTTTGAGACAATCGAAGTTTTGGTCAATAAAAGCGATCTCGATGAGCCAGTTATCACCGACGTTCCGCGTCCAATAACTGCGCCTGCGCTGGTTGCCGAACTTCGAAGTCAATTACATGGCGAAAATGCAGAAACTGCCGCAGAAATATTAAAAGCAATAGGCGAGAATGGAATCTATTTAGCAAATACACAATCATGGATTGGCTCTGTTCCGTTGAGCACCGATGCACCGGTTATTGATGCTGCTAAAGAAGTTGTTGTATCGCCCAGCGGCGCCGAATCTTTTGAAGAGTGTGGGGTGAAGTGGTTTTTACAAAACAGTGGCGGCACTGATGGGGATAGCTCAGCTCAAGTTCTGGGTTCTGCGATTCACGCATTTGCCGCGACACTGGTTCAGGAGCCAGGTACGACTAAAGAAGAGCTAATTTCGAAGCTGGAGAGCTCATGGAAACTCATCGATTCAGAATCTGGTTGGGTGAGTGCTTCGCATTTAGAAAACGCGATTACGATGCTCGAAAAATTCGTTGAATACCATGTCAACACTACGCGCACAGTGGTCGATGCTGAAATACGCTTTGATGTGAAATTAGGTCGTGCACGAATTAGAGGAAGCGTTGATCGATTAGAAGTTGAGGCCGATGGTTCGTTATTTATCGTTGATTTCAAAACAGGTGGCAGTGCAATTAGTGTTAAAGATGCTAAAGCGAATCTTCAGTTAGCTAGTTATCAGCTCGGAATCGCTGAAGGTGGATTTACTCAAGGCACTGTCAGCGCAGGTGCCGAGCTTGTTTATTTAGGTACAAGCACAGCAGGGGCTACGATTCGATCTCAGCATGGAATCGATGTCGATGAAGTTAAAAATAAACTCAATGAAATCGGTGAAGGCATGGGCGCTGCCACCTTCTTTGCAACAATCAATAAGCGCTGTAAAGGCTGCCCAGTGCGTAAATCCTGCCCAGTCCAAATCGATGGTCGGACGGTGATTTCATGA